Sequence from the Schaalia sp. 19OD2882 genome:
TCAAACGATTCAGCGTCAAACTGGTCGCCGCGCGCATCTCGGACCTCAAGAACGAACTGGTGGGCCCTGCCCAGTACGCGGACTGCGCCCCGAACGACCCCGTGTCGAAGGTCGTGGCCTCCGCCTACGTCGAATACCAGAAGCGCCTCTGGCAGGCCAACGCCCTGGACTTCGACGACCTCATCATGCGCACCGTGCAGCTGCTGCAGGACAACCCCGCCGTGGCCGAGCACTACCACCGGCGATTCCGTCACGTCCTGGTCGACGAGTACCAGGACACGAACCACGCCCAGTACGTGCTGGTCAGGCAGCTTGTCGGCACCGGGGCTGACGGGGTGGCCCCGGCCGAACTGACCGTCGTGGGCGACTCCGACCAGTCCATCTACGCCTTCCGCGGCGCCACCATCCGAAACATCGAGGAATTCGAACGCGACTTCACCGGAGCACGCACCATCCTGCTGGAACAGAACTACCGCTCCACCCAGAACATCCTGTCCGCCGCCAATGCCGTCATCGCCCGCAACGAGGGGCGCCGCCCGAAGAACCTGTGGACCGCCTCCGGCGACGGGGCACTGATCGTCATGGACGCCGCCGACTCCGACAGGGACGAGGCGCGTTTCGTCGTCTCCGAGATCGACCGCCTGGCCGCACACGACTCCGACTGGGGTGACATCGCCGTCTTCTACCGGACCAACTCCCAGTCGCGCGCACTTGAAGAACTGCTGGTCCGCCAAGGCATCCCCTACCGGGTGGTGGGGGGCACACGCTTCTACGAGAGGCGTGAGATCAAGGACGCACTGGCCTACCTGCAGGCCGTCTCCAACCCCGACGACACGGTGGCCCTGCGCCGCATCCTCAACGTCCCGCGCCGCGGCATCGGCGCTAAGGCGGAACAAGCCCTGGTGGCCCACGCCGACAGTCACGGGATCTCCTTCGGGCAGGCGCTGCGGCACGTGTGGATCGCACAGGGGCGTCCGCTCGGCGAAGGCATCAGTGACGCCACCGGCGAGCAGGTGCAACCGCGCCCTGGCGAGAACGAGGAGGAAGGTACCGCCTTCGAGGTCCTGGGGCTTTCACCCCGGGCGCAAAAGTCCGTCGCCGCCTTCTGGGGCCTGCTGGAGGTCTGCCGCACACTGGACCAAGGCGGGGGAGCGGCAGCCGACGTCCTCGAAGAGATCCTCGACCGCACCGGCTACCTCGCGGAGCTGCGACGCAGCGAGGACCCGCAGGACGCCTCCCGGGTGGAGAACCTCGCCGAACTCCACACCGTCGCCAAGGACTTCGTCACCGCAGCACCGGAGTCGACCCTGGTGGACTTCCTCGAACGCGTCGCCCTGGTGGCCGACTCCGACCAGGTGCCCGCCGAGGACGCACGCAGCGGACAAGTGACCCTCATGACCGTGCACACCGCCAAGGGCCTTGAGTTCCCCACGGTATTCGTCACCGGCATGGAGGACGGCACCTTCCCCCACCAGCGCAGCCTTGGCCAGGCCAGCGAACTGGCCGAGGAGCGCCGCCTGGCGTATGTCGCCATCACGCGCGCCCGCCAGCGTCTCTACCTCACGCGGGCCGCGCTGCGCAGCGCATGGGGAACCCCGGTGGAGATGCCACCTTCGCGCTTCCTCGACGACATCCCCGTAGAACTGGTGGAGGTCCGGCGCGAAGCCACCGCCATGGACCGCGCGCGCGCCGGCCACGGCTACTCCGGGGGACACGGCAGTTCCTACGGCCGCGGATCGTCGAGTGGGGCCGGTGGGTGGAGTGTGCGCTCCACCGGACGCGACCCCTGGGGGGAGGAAGACACCGGTGCCGTCATCGGCGCCGGCACCGGCAGGCGCACCGGCAGCACGTCCATGAAGTCGGGTTTCGGTCTGGCGCCGCGAGCCTCCGAGGTGAACAAGGCGGCAGTTTCGCCCTTGACTTCGCCTTCCTCCCCGAAGGGAAATGGCGCCGACGGCACAGGGGCTGGCGCTGCCGGCGGAGGATCCTCCACTGGCGAGGCAGGTGAGGGTCTTCTGTCCTTGGCGCCCGGCGACCGTGTCCTGCACCGGACCCTGGGCCAAGGAACCGTCCTGGGGGTCGAGGGCGGCGGACCCCGGATGGTCGTCAAGGTCGCCTTCTCCGCAGGCGAGAAGCGCTTGCTGGTGCGCATGGCACCAATGGAGAAGATCTGAGGGGGCGTCTCGGGGCGCGAGGCGGGGCGCCCTGCGTGAAACGCCCCTGCCCGGAACCGGGACGAACGGCCCATCGGGGCGGTAGCCTGACTCTGGATGTCTCGACGTCGAGCAGTTCTGCGTGACGTCGCCGAACCCAGAACGACCCATGAAGGGACACGAGGTGGACCTCTACGAGTACCAGGCACGGGAAATGTTCTCCCAGCACGGCGTTCCTGTCCTTCCCGGCATCTGCGCCACCACCGTCGACGAGGCCGAAAAGGCCGCAGCCGAGCTGCTCGCCGCAACGGATCTGCTGGTCGTCAAGGCGCAGGTCAAGACCGGTGGCCGCGGAAAGGCCGGCGGCGTCAAACTGGCCCGGACCCCCGCCGAGGCTCGCGAGAAGGCCGAGGCGATCCTCGGCATGGACATCAAGGGGCACACGGTCCACACCATCCTCATTGCCGCCGGCGCCGAAATCGCCGAGGAATACTACTTCTCGATCCTCCTGGACCGCGCCAACCGCCAGCACTTGGCCATGTGTTCCAAGGAAGGCGGCATGGACATCGAGACGCTCGCCGTCGAACGCCCCGAGGCCCTGGTCAAGTACGGCCTCGACCCGGACGTCGGCATCGACCACGACGTCGCGCTGACCATCCTGGACCAGGCGGCATTCGACACCGACCTGGCTGGACGCATCGCCCCCGTCCTCGTCCTCCTGTGGGAAACCTACCGGGACGAGGACGCCACCTTGGTCGAAGTCAACCCGCTGGTCACCACCGACACGGGCGACGTCCTTGCCCTGGACGGCAAGATCTCCCTGGACGACAACGCGCGCTTCCGGCACAGCGCGCATGAGACCCTGGTCGACACCCGCACCGAGGACCCGCGCGAGGCCATGGCCAAAGCCGCAGGTCTGAACTATGTGCGCCTGGAAGGGCAGGTCGGAATCATCGGCAACGGCGCCGGACTGGTCATGTCCACCCTGGACGTCGTCGCCCTGAGCGGACAGGACCTGGGCGTCAAACCCGCCAACTTCCTGGACATCGGAGGCGGCGCCTCGGCCGAGGTCATGGCCAAGGGCCTGGAGATCATCCTCGGCGACGACCAGGTCACCTGCTGCTTCGTCAACGTCTTCGGCGGCATCACCGCATGCGACCAGGTGGCAAAAGGTGTGGTCGGCGCCCTCGAAACCCTGGGGGAGGCGGCCACGAAGCCGCTGGTCGTGCGCCTCGACGGCAACAAGGTCGAGGAAGGTCGCGCCATCCTGGCCGCAGCCGCCCACCCGCTGGTCCACATGTCCGACACCATGGACGGCGCCGCGCGCCTCGCCGCCGAACTGGCCGCCAAGTGACCCGCGACAAGGAACAGGAGAACTGACATGTCGATCTTCCTCAACGCCGACTCGCGCGTCATCGTCCAGGGCATGACCGGGTCCGAGGGCGTCAAGCACACCACCCGCATGCTCTCCGCCGGCACGAAGGTGGTCGCCGGCGTCAACCCGCGCAAGGCCGGAACCTCCGTCACCTTCCAGGTGGAGGGCTACGGTCCGGCCGCCGACCGTGTGGTCAATGGCCCCGTCGAGGTGCCCGTCCACGGCACGGTGGCCGAGGCGCGCGCCGCCACCGGCGCCAATGTCTCCGTCATCTTCGTCCCACCGGCCTTCGCCAAGGACGCGGCACTGGAGGCCATCGAGGCCGGGATCGAATTGGTCGTCGTCATCACTGAAGGCATTCCCGTGGCCGACTCGACGGCAGTGGTCGCCCGAGCCCTGGCCAAGGGCACTCGCCTGATCGGCCCGAACTGCCCGGGCATCATCAGCCCCGGCCAGTCCAACGTGGGCATCACTCCGGCCGACATCACCGGCCCGGGC
This genomic interval carries:
- the sucD gene encoding succinate--CoA ligase subunit alpha; this translates as MSIFLNADSRVIVQGMTGSEGVKHTTRMLSAGTKVVAGVNPRKAGTSVTFQVEGYGPAADRVVNGPVEVPVHGTVAEARAATGANVSVIFVPPAFAKDAALEAIEAGIELVVVITEGIPVADSTAVVARALAKGTRLIGPNCPGIISPGQSNVGITPADITGPGRIGLVSKSGTLTYQMMFELRDIGFTTCIGIGGDPVVGTTHIDALEAFEKDPDTDLVVMIGEIGGDAEERAAKWISENMTKPVVGYVAGFTAPEGRTMGHAGAIVSGSAGTASAKAEALEAVGVRVGRTPSQTALLAREELAKLG
- the sucC gene encoding ADP-forming succinate--CoA ligase subunit beta; this translates as MDLYEYQAREMFSQHGVPVLPGICATTVDEAEKAAAELLAATDLLVVKAQVKTGGRGKAGGVKLARTPAEAREKAEAILGMDIKGHTVHTILIAAGAEIAEEYYFSILLDRANRQHLAMCSKEGGMDIETLAVERPEALVKYGLDPDVGIDHDVALTILDQAAFDTDLAGRIAPVLVLLWETYRDEDATLVEVNPLVTTDTGDVLALDGKISLDDNARFRHSAHETLVDTRTEDPREAMAKAAGLNYVRLEGQVGIIGNGAGLVMSTLDVVALSGQDLGVKPANFLDIGGGASAEVMAKGLEIILGDDQVTCCFVNVFGGITACDQVAKGVVGALETLGEAATKPLVVRLDGNKVEEGRAILAAAAHPLVHMSDTMDGAARLAAELAAK
- a CDS encoding ATP-dependent helicase — translated: MNEDFTALPDLGLPVWDEDGYVPADAPAFDEDEGVSDTLPVLDETAYGLPGATSARSEAPPSSHGHHPHGGRAAGADPEDLLKGLNDRQREAVIHQGAPLLIMAGAGSGKTRVLTHRIAHLLATGRARAGQILAITFTNKAAAEMRERVAALVGPNAGRMWVSTFHSACVRILRSEHRAAGLTSTFTIYDAQDSQRLIQMVLKAADVDVKRFSVKLVAARISDLKNELVGPAQYADCAPNDPVSKVVASAYVEYQKRLWQANALDFDDLIMRTVQLLQDNPAVAEHYHRRFRHVLVDEYQDTNHAQYVLVRQLVGTGADGVAPAELTVVGDSDQSIYAFRGATIRNIEEFERDFTGARTILLEQNYRSTQNILSAANAVIARNEGRRPKNLWTASGDGALIVMDAADSDRDEARFVVSEIDRLAAHDSDWGDIAVFYRTNSQSRALEELLVRQGIPYRVVGGTRFYERREIKDALAYLQAVSNPDDTVALRRILNVPRRGIGAKAEQALVAHADSHGISFGQALRHVWIAQGRPLGEGISDATGEQVQPRPGENEEEGTAFEVLGLSPRAQKSVAAFWGLLEVCRTLDQGGGAAADVLEEILDRTGYLAELRRSEDPQDASRVENLAELHTVAKDFVTAAPESTLVDFLERVALVADSDQVPAEDARSGQVTLMTVHTAKGLEFPTVFVTGMEDGTFPHQRSLGQASELAEERRLAYVAITRARQRLYLTRAALRSAWGTPVEMPPSRFLDDIPVELVEVRREATAMDRARAGHGYSGGHGSSYGRGSSSGAGGWSVRSTGRDPWGEEDTGAVIGAGTGRRTGSTSMKSGFGLAPRASEVNKAAVSPLTSPSSPKGNGADGTGAGAAGGGSSTGEAGEGLLSLAPGDRVLHRTLGQGTVLGVEGGGPRMVVKVAFSAGEKRLLVRMAPMEKI